A single window of Nicotiana sylvestris chromosome 3, ASM39365v2, whole genome shotgun sequence DNA harbors:
- the LOC138887959 gene encoding uncharacterized protein — translation MEILEENKCTLERQVRVLTSELAVEKALSNQAGKEKNLLETSFAEQLSKTSEEIRELKALLESSHASLQTSYDSALAENEKLKNEVADWERDYEILENKTAIKVSCAFLNSRHNILVEVSQENFNLESELAKIKETIEKTQQSQDFLSPMAEASSDVEDDMGTPIPSSQSEPGAAEDLALVPSSTPQ, via the exons ATGGAAATATTAGAAGAGAATAAATGTACCTTAGAGCGGCAGGTAAGGGTTTTAACTTCAGAGTTGGCGGTTGAAAAGGCTTTATCCAATCAAGCAGGTAAAGAGAAGAATCTTCTTGAAACCTCTTTTGCCGAGCAACTCTCCAAGAcaagtgaagagatcagagagttgaaggctctcttaG AAAGTTCACATGCTTCTCTTCAAACTTCTTATGATTCTGCCTTGGCTGAGAATGAGAAGCTAAAAAATGAAGTTGCTGACTGGGAAAGAGATTACGAGATTCTTGAAAATAAAACCGCAATTAAAGTGAGTTGCGCATTTTTAAATTCTCGCCATAATATCCTTGTTGAAGTTAGCCAGgagaattttaacttggaatctgagttagccAAAATCAAAGAGACTATTGAAAAGACTCAGCAGAGCCAAGACTTTCTTTCTCCCATGGCTGAAGCTTCTAGCGATGTTGAAGATGATATGGGTACCCCAATTCCTTCAAGTCAAAGTGAGCCTGGTGCTGCTGAAGACCTTGCTTTGGTTCCTTCTTCAACTCCTCAGTGA